From the genome of Candidatus Hydrogenedentota bacterium:
CGCTGAGTTTGCCGCCCGCCGCCGCGATCTGGCTTTCCGCAATGCCCACCATGAAATCGCCGATCCGTTCGAGAAACGACGCAACACGTCCGGGATCTTCCCCAATTTTGAGCAGCACATTTTCCGTTCCCATTATGCGCCAAATCATTTCATGTGGTTCGCAAATGCCGCCGAACACGCAGAAATCGTCCGCGCAGGCATTGACGCGATCCACGAACGACGGCAATCCGAGGTTCAGGGCGTCCCCGACGCTGTTGAGTTGATCGTCCAAGGCCTCGAAATACCGGCGAGGATCGCGCGGATCGTCGAACCGGAATGCCTCCATTTGTTCGTAGGTCTTGGTCTCGAAATCGAGAAAAGACGGCATTGGACATGTGTCACGCAGTTCGATGGTCGCCCCAAATCCCGTTTTGACGACTTTGTGCGCCCCGGAGTCCTCGATGACCTGGATGCCGGTCAGATGCGGGTCCATATTAGGATTGACGACGATCAAGTCCAAGTCCCAATGCGTGTATGGATTGAATGCGTCGCCGCCCGCCCATTCTTCGCGTGCGCGGCGCACGAATTGCGACCAGAAAAACTCGCCGATCGGCACGCGATCCGGCTCGCGTCCTTCAAGCGCCGCCAGTACCCTGCGACGTTTTGTGTTTCCATCACCCATGAAAATTTCCTCCGAGAACATCAGTTTGCAAACAAAAGGCCACGGTTTTATCAGCCCAATTCACGAAACGGCATTAAAAGTCGTCTATGACAAGGCAGTTGACGCAAAGCCCGTTTATGTTGCAATCCGGACAGAGAATGATCCCGCAGGACGCACACCTCTCGGTTTCCTCTTCCTCGACCTTAGCGCCGCACATTTCGCATTGCATGATCCGCCTCCGGATTTTGTGCTGCCGGCAAAAGCCGCCGACGTCGTTTCGGAATAAACCCAGACTGGCAGAAATCGTCCCACAAATCAAGATGTTCATGGCAACGGCCGATATGATGCAACGCATCGGGCCGTGTTATATTTACCGCAGAAAAAGGAAAAAGGATCATTTATGCTTTCATCGGTGTTCCATGTCATCGGGATTGTAATCGCCGCCGCGGGCGCGGCCGGGGACGGCGACGCGATTCTCGGCCACGAGTGGCTGACCAAGGACGGCGGCGCACGTTTTGCATTTACCAAGCGCGACGGCAAGTATTACGGCCATATCTGCTGGGAGAAGGACCCGGTTTACGACAAAAAGGACCAAGAAGCGGGGAAACCGACCCGCGACCGCAACAATCCCGATCCCGCGCTGCGGAACCGGCCGATACTCGGCCTCGAAATCCTGAAGGATTTTGAATACCAAGGTGAAAACCGATACGAAAGCGGCACGATTTACAACCCGGAAGACGGCCGTACCTACAAGGCCAAACTGACGCTTGCCGATCCGGACCACCTCAAGGTGCGCGGCTTTATCGGCATTTCGCTGCTCGGGGGCACGACCGTCTGGACGCGTTGGAGTCCCGGGGACGACGAAAAAACGCCGGTTCCGGGTGAATCCGCGGATCCTCCAGCCAAGTCCAAGTAATATTGGAATTTTCGGACATCCTGGAAGGATTCGCCCCGTGTTATGGTTCATTGCATGCGGTCTTCTTGCCGCCCCTCTTCCGATTGGGGATGGATTACATCTTATCGCTCATCGTGGCGGCGTGGTGGACGCATCGCGGCCTGAAAACACGATTGCGAGCCTCGATGCCGCCATCCTCGAAGGCTATTGGATGATTGAACTCGACCTGCGCCGGACGAGCGACGGGGTCGCGTTCCTTCAACACGACGGCGATTTCAGGCGGATCCACGATTCCAGAAAAAATGTCGCGGAAACGACATGGGAAGAAGTCTCCCGGCTCACATCCCGGATCGGCGGTTTTCATCCGGTTGCCTTCAAGGATGCCGCCGGACGCTGCCGGGGCCGGGCGCGGGTCATGATTGACATCCACGAGGAGTGGCCGGAAACGACGTTGTCGGAAGTGGAGGCGATACTCCGTGAAAACGATCTGCTCGATTCGGCGATCATAATTGGAAACGGCGGCTCGAAGAATTTTTTCAAGGGAAAGGCGCGCGTCGCAACCGATATCGAAGGATTGAAGAAGGCCGCAAACGCGGGCGAGGACGTGGCGGCCTTGTACTGTCTCTTCATGCACGGCAACGAACTGGACGCCGAAAACGTTCAACTGGCCGCTTCGCTGCGCGTGCCGGTCGTCGCGTCGGTGAATGTGTTTCATTATTTGCTCAAGCCGGCGTCCGCGGGCGCCGAAGCCGATATTCGCCGGCTGTATGACGCCGGCGTGCGCCTCTTTCAGATTGATTCGCGGTATGCGCCGTATTTCAACGCCTACCGTCCTTCCCCCTTTCCCGATCTCGACGCCGCCCAAGACTGGCTGTGGGAACATCCGGCCGACGGAACAAATGCCTCCGCGCGGCGCGAGCGCATGGCGATCTTTCAGGCGGCCGCGGATGAATGCCCCCCCGATGCGGCGTCGCGTTTTTTGTTGAACGTGCCGGGCGCCGCGGAATCGGCGGGGCGGTTCGGCATCCTCCATGCCCTTGCGCGCGCCTCGGACAAAGCATACGACGACATAATCCGGACCCGCGTGGAATCGGGGCTTGCCGTGTGGCTTTTGTACAACATGGGCTTTGTGTTCAAGACGCCGGAGGCGTGTTTTGGGGTGGATATTTGCCTGCACGACGCGGCGCGTTTTTCGGACACGCTCGATTTTCTGCTTGTTACCCATTCGCATCCGGACCATTCCACAAAGGCGCTTGTCCGTGAAATGCTTGCACGCGGCAAACCGGTCCTTTCGTCGTTTGTCGAGGGCGGCATCATCGTCAAGAAACCATGGGAAGGCCGCTTCGGCGCGGTTCGCGTCAAGGTGGATATCGGCGATCATACACCGCGCAGTCCCGCCGGCCTCGACAACATGTGCATGTATCAGATTGACTGTGGGCCGTCGGCCAACGGCGCCGTCGTATACCACAGCGGCGATGGAGCCAATTACGGGAAAATGATGCCCGACAGGCCCGTGGACCTCTTCATTCCACACGTGGCGTGTTCCGGCATGAAAGTCGCCGACGCCGTGCGCCATCTCAATCCGAAAGTGGCGTTGATCGCGCACATCCTCGAACTCACGCACGCCCAAGGTGGTGCGCGGTGGAGTTATGAATACAGTTTCGACGCCATCGAAAGCCTTTCCGAATCGCAGGCGCGCATATTGGTCTGGGGCGAACGTTTCATCCTGCCCGGCAGCCGAATCGCGTCCTTGAAGTGACGCCGGCCTTTCCAGCGGTTACCGCTGACCGCTAGGCGTTTCGCCATTTCGGATAGACGATGCCGCAATACGCCACGGCCAATCCGCAAAGAACCGCGCTCAACCCGCCGTAAATTCGCCGAAAACCCCCATCCCGGATGTGGAGTTCTCCGCGCGCGGGATTCGACGGATCGTAGAACACGGTCAACGGATACTCTTGGGTCTCCAGTCGCGCCAGTTCGTCCGGCGGCAATGCATTCGGACTGCCCGTTTCCGGCCAAAGCCCGGTCCACGTGTTAATATGCTCGATGCCTTCGACCGTGTAGCAATAGGTGATCGTGACCTTTACGGCGGCATCGCTCGCGTTGTAGTGCGTCGCGTGAATATTGCATTCCATGACGTGTCCCTGCGTCGAGCGGTATTGAGGACTCATGATGTCGCGCGACCATAAGGTAACCGGCACAATGGCCGCGCCAATCAGCACAAGCGCCGCCATTTCGGGAAGTCCGAATACACTGAACTGCCGTCGCTGCCGAAGTCCCATGCCAGTCCCCTGCTTCAACCATTCCATTGTACGCCGACAGCAATGATTCCACAAATGGAAGAAGACGGTATAAACGGATGGAGATGAATCATTTGAAGAAC
Proteins encoded in this window:
- a CDS encoding glycerophosphodiester phosphodiesterase family protein, translated to MLWFIACGLLAAPLPIGDGLHLIAHRGGVVDASRPENTIASLDAAILEGYWMIELDLRRTSDGVAFLQHDGDFRRIHDSRKNVAETTWEEVSRLTSRIGGFHPVAFKDAAGRCRGRARVMIDIHEEWPETTLSEVEAILRENDLLDSAIIIGNGGSKNFFKGKARVATDIEGLKKAANAGEDVAALYCLFMHGNELDAENVQLAASLRVPVVASVNVFHYLLKPASAGAEADIRRLYDAGVRLFQIDSRYAPYFNAYRPSPFPDLDAAQDWLWEHPADGTNASARRERMAIFQAAADECPPDAASRFLLNVPGAAESAGRFGILHALARASDKAYDDIIRTRVESGLAVWLLYNMGFVFKTPEACFGVDICLHDAARFSDTLDFLLVTHSHPDHSTKALVREMLARGKPVLSSFVEGGIIVKKPWEGRFGAVRVKVDIGDHTPRSPAGLDNMCMYQIDCGPSANGAVVYHSGDGANYGKMMPDRPVDLFIPHVACSGMKVADAVRHLNPKVALIAHILELTHAQGGARWSYEYSFDAIESLSESQARILVWGERFILPGSRIASLK
- a CDS encoding DUF3592 domain-containing protein, which codes for MGLRQRRQFSVFGLPEMAALVLIGAAIVPVTLWSRDIMSPQYRSTQGHVMECNIHATHYNASDAAVKVTITYCYTVEGIEHINTWTGLWPETGSPNALPPDELARLETQEYPLTVFYDPSNPARGELHIRDGGFRRIYGGLSAVLCGLAVAYCGIVYPKWRNA
- a CDS encoding uroporphyrinogen decarboxylase family protein, translating into MGDGNTKRRRVLAALEGREPDRVPIGEFFWSQFVRRAREEWAGGDAFNPYTHWDLDLIVVNPNMDPHLTGIQVIEDSGAHKVVKTGFGATIELRDTCPMPSFLDFETKTYEQMEAFRFDDPRDPRRYFEALDDQLNSVGDALNLGLPSFVDRVNACADDFCVFGGICEPHEMIWRIMGTENVLLKIGEDPGRVASFLERIGDFMVGIAESQIAAAGGKLSGLYLWGDIAYDRGMFFSPDYWRSAYKPQVARLCATAHKAGLKVIYHGCGNASAVFEDLIEAGVDAYNPLEAKAGLDVVELKRRFGRRWAFNGNIDVRVLATNNRDAIRREVLTKLNAAKGGGYIVQSDHSVPDNVDPASYDYMVQLVRQYGVYPLHLDEYDIPMS
- a CDS encoding DUF2147 domain-containing protein, whose translation is MLSSVFHVIGIVIAAAGAAGDGDAILGHEWLTKDGGARFAFTKRDGKYYGHICWEKDPVYDKKDQEAGKPTRDRNNPDPALRNRPILGLEILKDFEYQGENRYESGTIYNPEDGRTYKAKLTLADPDHLKVRGFIGISLLGGTTVWTRWSPGDDEKTPVPGESADPPAKSK